The window GGCGGGGGTGAGAACCTCGGACTCATCGATGAAGTCCACGCCCAGGGCCTCGAGGATGCGGGCTTCCATGTAATGGCCGATGCGACACTTGGCCATCACCGGGATGGTCACGGCCTCCATGATCTCCAGGACCTTCTCGGGGTCCGCCATACGGGCCACCCCGCCCTGAGCCCGGATGTCCGCGGGGACGCGTTCCAGGGCCATGACCGCGACGGCCCCTGCCTCCTCGGCGATCTGCGCCTGCTCCGCGTTGGTCACATCCATGATCACGCCGCCCTTGAGCATCTGGGCCAGCCCCCGCTTCACCGTCACCGTCCCATAAGCGCGCTGAACTTCCTGCGCCATGGTCGCCTCCCTCAGGATCTCGGTTTCCTTCGCCGGCTGCTCTCCCCACAGCCTCCGCCCCTCCGGATGGCCTGCAGGAGAAGCGAAGGGATGATCCGTCCCGCAAGTGCTTTTCTATTTTAACGCAAGCGGTCGCGGGAAGCGGCCCCCTCTCCAGGGTCCGCCACCTCGCTCCCAAACCTTCCCCGGCGGAACCGATGGCAACTTCAGGTTAAGATAGTAACCGGATGTCCGGAGATCGCCGCCGGTCGACCCGGCTGAGCGGGCACACCCGCTCGGACATCGGACCCGGGGAAAGCGCCATGGGATGATCTCAGGGGTTTCCTGACGAGCAGGAAGGAGCGCAAGGCATGCACGAACAGAGCGCGCTGGGACGAATTGAGGTCCTGCCTTCCGCGATCGCGACGGTGGTCGCCCGGGCTCTCACCCAGTGCTACGGGGTGGTGGGGCTGGCTCCCCATCGGATGACCGATGCGGTGGCCAACTTCTTCGCGCCCGACGCCCGGCGCAGCATCCAGATCCGGGAACGGCCGGAAGGCCTAGTCATCGACGTGTATCTCATCCTGGCCTACGGCGTCCGCCTGATCGCCGTCGCCCACAGCGTCCAGCAGGCCATCAAATATCAGGTGGAGCGCATCGTCGGGCTGCCGGTCGCCGAGGTGAACGTCCACATCCAGGGCCTGCAAGCACCGCCCTCCTCCCGCCCGGGGAGGGGATGAGGGAACGCTTCCCTATGTCGGGATGGAAGAGGCAGGAGGCATAAATCCTCGCGAATCCGGAGGAAGCTGTGGAGGCCGGAGAGACTCGACCCATCCGCCGTCCGCTGCACGAGGTGGATGGGCAGACTTTCAAACGAATGATCCGGGCCGGGTTGCTCTGGCTCCGCCGGCACCACCACCTGGTAAACGCCCTGAACGTGTTCCCGGTGCCGGACGGGGACACGGGGACGAACATGCTCCTGACCATGGAGGCGGCCTGGCAGGAGATCGCTGGGATGTCGGACCGGGAGATCGGTGCCGTCCTCCAGCGGATGGCCCGCGGGGCCCTGATGGGCGCCCGGGGGAACTCCGGGGTGATCCTCTCTCAAATCTGGCGCGGGATGGCGGAGGCCCTGGATCACCGCCCCACGATGACGGCCGAGGATCTGGCTCGGGCCCTCCAGGAAGCCACCCGCACGGCCTATCGAGGGGTGATGAGGCCGGTGGAGGGAACCATCCTCACGGTGATCCGCGAGGCCAGCGAGGCCGCCGCGGAAGCCCTGGGCCGGGGCGCGGACATCGTGGAGCTGCTGGAGCAGGTGGTTCATCGCGCGCGCGAAGCGGTGCGCCGCACCCCCGAGCTGCTTCCGATCCTGAAGGCGGCGGGCGTGGTGGATTCGGGCGGACAGGGCCTTTACCTGATCCTGGAGGGGATGTTGCGCGATCTGCGCGGGGAGCCCGTGGAGCCGGAAGAACCGACGGCGGAGTCCCTGCCCTCCGGCGCCCCGGCCGCTCAGGCGCTGGAGCCCGGCGCGGAGGGCTACGGCTATGACGTCCAGTTCATCCTGGTCGGCCGAAATCTGGACGTCCAGCGGATCCGCCGCGACCTGGAGGCGATGGGCGACAGCGTCCTGGTCGTAGGGGATGCCAACACGGTCAAGGTCCACATCCATGTCCATGACCCTGGCCGCCCGCTGAGCTACGCCGTGCGATGGGGGAGCCTGCGGGATGTGGTGGTGGAGGACATGCAGGCTCAGTATGAGGCGTTCATCCGGGAGCGGGCGCAGACCCCAGAGTCCCCCGCCCCACGGGTGGCGCCCGGCCAGGTGGCCACCCTGGTGGTGGTCCCCAGCGCCGGCTGGGGACGGATCTTCGAGAGCCTGGGGGCCAGCGCGGTTCTGCCCGGCGGGCCTACCATGAACCCCAGCGCCCAGCAGTTCATAGAACGCCTGGAAGCCCTCCCCACGGATCGGATCATCGTGCTGCCGAACCATCCGAACGTGATGATGGCCGCTCAGCAGGCAGCCCAATTGACCCCCGGGAAGCGGGTGGAGATCCTGCCGGCCCGCACCCTTCCCCAGGGGGTGGCCGCCATGGTCGCCTACCGGCCGGAAGCGGATCTCGAGGACAACCGGCGGGCGATGGAGGAGGCCATGGGCCGGGTGCGCAGCGGCGCCCTTACCCGGGCCACTCGGGATGCCGTGCTGGAGGGCGTGACCGTCCGCCAGGGCCAGTGGATCGGACTGGTCGAGGATCACCTGGTGGCCGCCGGGGACGACCTGGAAGCGGTGGCCGGAAAGACCCTGGAGGAAATGGGCGCGGCCTCCGCCGAGCTGATCACTCTCTACGTCGGCACCGAGGCGGAGCCCGACCAGACCGCCTCCCTGGCGGAGGCCATCCGGAGGCGTTATCCGGATTGCCAGGTTGAGATCGTGGAAGCGGGGCAACCTCATTATCCTTATATTCTGAGCGCGGAATAGAGCGCGGATCCTCAAAGGAGAACGTCATCGATGCCGGTGCGGGTGCTGGTAGATAGCGCGGCCCTTCTGAACGCTCCCGACCTGCCGGGGGAGCTCCTGATCCGGATCCCCCTGACCATCCGGGCGGATCACCGGGCGTTTCGGGAAGGGATCGACGAGATCCCGCCGGATCTGTGGCCGCCGGCGGATCGTTCGATCGGTTTCCGTCTGGAACCGCCGGGCGAGGAGGCGCTGCGGGAGCTTTACCTTCGGCTGGCCCCCGGCACCTCCGCCATCGTAGCGGTGCTGCACTCCGGTCGGCTTTCGCCGCTGGTGGCCCAGGCCCAGGCTGCCGCCTCGGCGGTGCTGGGACGGTGCCCGGTGCATGTGCTGGACACCCAGACGCTGGGGGCGGGGCAGGGATGGATGGCGGAGACGGCGCTCCGGCTGGCCGCTCAGGGTCAGCCCGCAGAGGAGATCGTCCGACGCCTGCGGGGGATGCTCTCCCGGATCTACACGGTCTTCATCACCGAAAGCCTGGAGCCCCTGGAGCGGAACCGCTTGCTGAGCAAGACCCAGCGGATCCTGGGGACGATGCTGGGGATCCGCCCCTTCCTGATGATGGAAGAGGGAGCCCTGCTCCCTCTGGAGAAAGCGCGCTCTACGGAGAAGGCCCTGGAGAAGCTGCTGGAGTTCGCCGCGGAGTTCTCCCGGGCCGAACGGGTGGCGGTCCTGTATGGCCCGGCGCGCGCCCCTCAGGAGGCCCACGCTTTCGCCCAGCGCCTTCAGGAGGTCCTTCGGGCGCGGGAGCTCCGGGTGTATCCCTACGGGCCCTCCCTGGCCGCCTGGATCGGTTTCGACGGCCTGGGCGTGACCATCCAGGAGTAGCGGCACGGGGGGCATCAGGCCCCGCCACCTCCCTCCCGCCCCGGGCGGGCTACGGGCGCATCGTCGCCGGAGTGAGAAGGCGGAAGGGATCCTCGCCAGCCATTTGGCGGAACCGTCAGGAGGGAGATCGATGCTTTCCCGGGTGCTGTCGGCGATCGTGGTGATCTCTGTGCCGGTTGTGCTGCTTCTCCTCAACGTCCGGTTGCTGATGAACGACTGGTTCATCCGGCTGGAATACGCCCGCCCGGATTTCCCGCCCGACCTTTATGGGATGAGCCGGGAGGAGCGGCTTTCGCTGGCCCTCACCGGCCTGCGCTCCGTCACTCAGCCCCCTGGGGCCAGCATCCTGCGGGAGGTCCGGTTCGCCGACGGACGGCCGGCCTTCAACGAGCGGGAGGTCCGCCACATGCAGGATGTCTACGTCCTGCAGGGCCTCGCCTTCCGGGTCGGTGGGATCCTGACGCTGCTTCTATTGGGCGCGTGGCTGTGCCTGTGGTTCTCCCCGGGAACCCGAACCCTGGCCTGGCGCAGCCTGGGCTGGGGCGGCTGGCTCACCCTGGGGCTGGTGCTGCTGCTCACCCTGGGTTTCGCCCTGGCCTTCGACACCGCCTTCACCCTGTTCCACCGCTTGTTCTTTGAAGGGGACACCTGGCTCTTCCTCCCCAGCGACACCCTGATCCGCCTGTATCCGGAGAAGTTCTGGTTCGACGCAGCCCTCTTCATCGGCGGGCTGACTATGCTGGAGGCCGCCGTGTTGATCCTGGTCACACGGGGGCGGCCGGCGTCCTGACGAACGGAGGATGGATCCCATCCCTCATGCAGAATGAGACCCACATTTGAGGAAAGCCCCATGCGCATCCTGATCACCGGCGCCGCCGGCTTCATCGGATCCCACCTGTGCGATCGGTTCATCGCCAAGGGCCACGAGGTCATCGGGGTGGACAACTTCCTCACCGGGAACCCGGACAACATCGCCCATCTCATGGGGCATCCGCGCTTTCGCTTTATCCGGCATGACGTCACCCACTTCCTGTATGTGGAGGGCCCCCTGGACGCGGTGTTGCACTTCGCCTCCCCAGCCAGCCCCGTGGATTACCTGAAGTATCCGATCCAGACCCTTAAGGTGGGCGCGTTGGGAACCCATAACACCCTCGGCCTGGCCCGGGTCAAGGGCGCCCGCTATATGCTGGCCTCCACCAGCGAGGTTTACGGCGACCCCCAGGTCCACCCCCAGCCTGAGACCTACTGGGGTCATGTCAACCCGATCGGCCCGCGCGGCGTCTACGACGAGGCCAAGCGGTTCGCCGAGGCCATGGTGATGGCCTATCACCGGGTCCACGGCCTTCGCACCCGCATCGTGCGCATCTTCAACACCTATGGCCCCCGCATGCGGCTGGATGACGGCCGGGTGGTCCCGAACTTCATCGGCCAGGCCCTGCGTCGGGAGCCCCTCACGGTCTACGGGGACGGCTCCCAAACCCGCAGCTTCTGCTACATCGACGACCTGGTGGAAGGGATCGTCCGGCTGCTGGAGGTGGAGGAGCCGGAGCCGGTGAACCTGGGGAACCCGGAGGAGGTGAGCATCCGCGCGTTCGCGGAGATCATCAACCGGCTGACGGGGAATCCGGCCGGGATCCGCTTCTTGCCGGATCGGCGGATCCCGGGAGATCCCCAGCGCCGCTGTCCGGATATCACGAAAGCCCGCCAGCGGCTGGGGTGGAGCCCCCAGATCCCCTTAGAGGAGGGCCTGCGGCGAACGATCCGCTGGTTTGCGGAACGGCTGCAAAGGTAGGTCGAAATCCATTTCGACCTACCTCCTGGCGAATCATCGAATGCAGATGCTTCGGTGGCGGATCCGCTTATTCGGATGGGAGGCGCTCTGGGGCCTGATGGCCCTCGGAACGGGCGCGCTGACGCTGCTCGGCCCGGATCCCCGGATCCTCGGGGGGGTCCTCCTGGCCCTCCTTCTGTTCATCGGGATCCTGTGGGTCCCGGAGGCCGGGCTGGGGCTGGCGCTGATCGCCGGACCTTTCGCCCCCCTGGAGAACGAGATCGCCCGTCCTCCCCTCAACAGCGCCCAGATCTTCCTCGGCCTGGCGCTGCTGGCCTGGACCTGGAGGGGGCTGGCCCGCCGGGATCTGCGCGTCCCCTCCTGGGGTTGGGGATGGGCTTACGGGCTCTACCTGGGATACACCCTTCTCTCCCTGCTGTGGGCTGCTTCCTGGGAGGAAGGGCTGCCGGAGTGGATCAAGTGGGCCCAGATCGGGCTGGTGGTGATCCTGGTTCGAACAGCCCAGCCTCCCGTTCAGCGCGGGCTCCTGGGGGCGGCGCTCCTCTCCGGCGCCCTTCAGGCCGGCGTTGGGCTCTGGCAAGCGGTCCTGCGGGGGACAGGCCCGGAACACTTCCGCCTCCCTGGGCTTCCCTTCTACCGGGCCTATGGGACCTTCCAGCAGCCCAATCCCTTCGCCGGGATGATGGGGTTGATCGCCCCGGTGGCCCTGGGGCTGGGATGGAGCCTGTGGCGGGATCCGGAGATACAGCGCTGGAGGTGGGCCCGGCCTGTCGGGTTGGGCGCGCTGGGGGTGGGCATTCTATCCCTCCTCGGCCTGCTGGCCTCGTGGTCCCGGGGGGCGTGGCTGGGGGCTGGGATGGCCGGGCTGGTTTTGTTGCTGATGCTGCCGGCCCGCGCCCGCCACGGGCTGGCCATCGGGAGCCTCCTCATGCTGCTGAGCGCGCTGGCCTGGACCGCCGGGATGATCCCGACGCCGATCCAGGCCCGGCTGGCCGGAGCCCTGGAGGAGATCCAGGTGGCGGATGTGCGGGGGGTGGAGGTGACCGAGGCGAACTTCGCGGTGATCGAGCGGCTGGCCCACTGGCAGGCGGCCGTGGAGATGTTTCAGGCTCGCCCCTGGCTGGGGGTGGGGTTCGGGAACTACGCCGCCGCCTACCCGGCCTACGCGCTGATCCGCTGGCCGAACCCTCTGGGACATGCCCACAACATCTATCTGAACGTAGCGGCCGAAACCGGCCTTATCGGGCTGGCCCTCTATCTGCTGCTCTGGGCCGTGATCGGGGCCCGGACCTGGGCGGCGTGGCGGGGGAATGTGGGATGGCGGCGCGGGCTGGCGGCCGGGCTGATGGCCGCCTGGGCGCATTTGCATGTTCACCATTTCTTCGATAACCTGTATGTGGCCAACCTGCCCCTGTTGCTGGCCCTCTACGGAGCGTGGGCCGAGATCCTGATCTCAGAGGGGAAACCGGGAAAGAGGGGCTAAGCATTCTGTCTTCATCTCAGGAGGATCCCATCGTGGAGAGAAAAGAGGTCATCCGCTTCGCCGCCATCGATCTCGTCCCCCCGACTTATCGAAAAGAGTTGCGTCGGTTCCTGAAGTTCTGCGTGGTGGGGACAGTAGGGTTCATCGTGGACACCGGGCTCCTGAACGGGTTGATCTTCCTGGGCGGGGTGATCCCGGTGATCGCCAAGGCGATCTCTTTCATCGCCGCGGTGACCAACAATTTCCTGTGGAACCGTTACTGGACTTACCCGGAGTCCCGCTCCAAGCCCCTCTGGCAGCAGATCTCCCAGTTCTTTGTGGTGAACACCGCGGGGCTGGGGATCAACCTGATGGTGTTCGGGACGGCCTCCGCCTTTCTGATCCCCCGTCTGGGGATGAAATGGGGGGTGAACCTGTCTCAGATCCTCGCCGTGGGGGTCGCCCTCTTCTGGAATTTCTTCGTGAACCGCTTCTGGACTTTCAACGACGTCCCCTGATCGGGGGAACGGATGCCAGCTCGAGCGCTCAGAACCTTTCACGCAGGAGGGTAAAGATGCTGCGGGTGGAGATCGAGTATTGCGCGGTCTGAGGGTATCTCCCTCGAGCGGTCAGGTTGACCGAGGAGCTGTTGAAGGAGTTTGAGGGCCAGGTGGCCTCGTGGACGTTGATCCCCTCCAGCGGGGGCGTCTTCGAGGTCCGGGTGAACGGGGAGCTGGTGTTCTCGAAGAAGCAGCTGGGGCGTCACGCGGAGGTGGAGGAGATCCGCCAGGCGCTGGCGGCCCGGCTGCGCCCATAACCGGGGGGTGGGCAAAGCGCCCACCCCCCAATGAGGCCGGAAACGAGGACGCTGGTATCCAGGACGACTCGCAATGCCCTTCTCATTGCTTGGCCCTTACCGCTCGGATTTCCGCCAGGACCTCCTCATCGGTAATGCCGCGTTCCTGGGCGATCGCCCGGGCCTCTTTCACAGCGACGGCAAAGCGCTGCCTGGCCCTTTCCATCTCCCGGCGGAACTTAAAAAATGAACTCCAGCACCTCCCGGAGCTGGTCCTCAGGCAGTCCCTCCAGCTCCTGCAGGATGGTCTCACGAGTGACCGCCACGCTCCTCATGGCCTCTCTCCTTCTGACCGCAGGGATGCACCCCTTGAGCCAATATGAAAACAGGAGGGGAACAACTCAAATCAACGGAACCAGCTCCTCCACCCATTCCCGGATCCGTCGCGCGGTGGGGCTTTCAGGCTCGATCTCATGGATCGGCCGGCCTTCCTGGAGCGCCCGGTAGGCGGTCACCGGGTCCACCGGCCACGTCCGGATCGGGACGTCGTTCAGGCGATGGCGGATCTGGGCCTCGGTCCACGGCTCCGGGACCGCCCAGCGGCGCACCCAGACAGGCTCGACCGCAGGCAGACCGATGCCGATCCCCTCCAGCCCGCGGAGCACCGCCCGGGCCCGCCGCAACCCCGGCCCATGGCTCTCAAAGGTGAGGAGAACCCGCTGGCATCGGGGGAGCACCCGCGCAGCCACCGGTCCCAAAGGATCCCCCGGCATCCAGACCACAAACCGGGCCTGGGAGGTCAGCCGCTCCGCCACCCGGTCCACCAGCGCCGGACCCAGTGGGCGATCGATGGACCACACCTGAAGCCCATCCCGTGGAGCGCCCAGGCCCCGCGTGGGATCCGCGCCCGCCTCCAGCTCCTCCAGGCTCATCCGGGGCTCGAGATCAAACACGAAGGCACCCCGTCCGTTCCCCTCCACATCGATCAGCAACGTGGGGGCATGTTCGGCCAGCGCCGCCGCCAGGGCGGCGGCCAGGAGCTCTCCCGCGCACCCCGGCCAGCTCTCCACGCAGGCGATCTCCAGCGCCCGGCGCTCCCTCGATGCCGGGATCCGGATCTCCGTCAGCACCTCCTGCACCGTGCGGACCAGGGTCTCCGCAGAGACAGGTTTGGTGAGATAGGCGTGGACGTTCATCAGCTTCGATCCCACAGCGGATCCCAGCTGGGCCTTGGCGGTCAGAACCACCACCGGCATCGTCGCCAGGTTCGGCCGCTGCCGCATGGCCTCCAGAACCTCGAAGCCGTCCATCCCGGGCAGCATCAGGTCGAGGATCACCAGGTCGGGCTGCTCCCGCTCCATCAGCTCCAGCGCCCGGAACCCATCCTCGGCATAGAGGGGCTCGTGACCGGCGCGCCGGAGCACAAGGCCGATCAGCCGGCGGGCATCCGGATCATCGTCCACGATGAGCAGGCGAGCCATGGCCTTCCCCCGCGGTGGATTCGAATTACAACAGACGAGGCTGACGGCCGGCGGCGAGGACGTCGGCTCCGCCAGCGGCCAGGTGAGCCAGTCGGGTGGGCTCCGGCAGCCGGTGGCCCCGCACACAGGCCATCACCGTGGCGATGGCGTTCTCCAGCGAGATCCGGTGGCCGATGGAGACGAACACCGGGGAGGCTCCGGCCTGGGTGCGCAGGACTGCCCCGATCATCTCCTCTCCATCCCAAAGCGGTGACCATGCGCCAGGCTCATCCGGCGGCATCTCATAGCGCCCCCACAGTTTCGACTTCGCACACCCGATGGAGGGAAGATCCAGATAGACCCCCAGATGGGTGGCGATCCCCATCCGCCGGGGATGGGAGATCCCATGGCCATCCACCATCAGCACCTGCGGGGAGAGCGACAGGCGCTCCAGAGCGGCGAGGATGGCGGGGGCCTCCCGGAAGGCCAGCAGGCCCGGGATGTAGGGAAAGGTCACCGGGACCTCCGCCACCGCCTGGGCCAGCGGAGTGAGATCCGGAAAGCGGACCGCAACGGCGGCAGCGCGGGCGAGCTCCCCGCGGAAGCCCACGTCGACCCCTACGATGACCGTCCCCGGCCCCGGCATGGGCCCCTCACGGATCACCTGTTCGCGCAGCCGTTGCTGGATCGCCACGGCCTCCTCAGGGGAGACGTTCCATGGATGGGGATGACGAACCGGCAGGGGCATCGCTCACCTCGTCAGCGCGACCAGACGTCGGGCGAGCTCCCGGAACTGCTCCGCCACCAGACCCTCCGGCTGCATCATCACCATCGGCACCCCTTGATCGACCGCCTGATGGGCCAGCTCGGGAGCCGGGGAGATGAAGCCGATGGGCTCCAGGGAGAGGGCCTCCTCGATCTGGCGCCGGGTCAGGGCGATCCCCGAGGCGGCCCGGTTGACCACCACCAGACCGAGCTGTTGCGGGACCCAGCCGACCTGGAGCAGGACCTGGATCAATTCCCGAGCGTGGAGGAGACACAGGGAGGTCGGCTCCATAACCAGGACCAGATACCGCAGCTCCCCCAGCAGGGCCCGCGCCCCATCATCCAGGGTATGTCCCATCTCGAAGATCACGTAATCGCCGAGGGCGGCCAGGTGGCGGGCGATGACCCGGATGTGGGCGGCGGAGAGCATGACCGGCCGGGGCGTGTAAGGGGTCAGCAGCATGCGCAGCCCGCTGACGTGAGGGGTCAGGTGCTTCCCGATCGTCGGAGGGTCCAGCTCCTGGGGGGGATACGCCAGGACACTGGGCAACCCCAGGGCCTGAGAGAGGCGGAGCAAATGCGCCAGGCCGCCATGGGGAGCCAGGTCGGCGAGAAGCACCTGGGGGGATCGGAAATCCGGGGGCGGCGTGCGCACCGTGGGCGGCAGATGGCCGCCCCCCAGTGCCAGGGTCACCGCCGTGTTCAAGGCGACCGTGGAGGTCCCCACCCCTCCTTTCACGCCCAGGAAGCCGATGGTGGCGGCATGCACCCGCGCCGTGGCCTCCGCCTTCAGGCGGGCGGCCCGCTGGAGCAGGGCCTCAACGCGGGAGATCAACTCCGCCGGATGCACCGGCTTGGTCAGGTAATCATCCGCGCCGGCCTGAAAGCCGGCGATCTTATCCCCTACCGCCGTCTTCGCCGTGAACATCAGGATGGGGATGGCGGAGGTGCGCGGGTTGGCCCGCAGGCGCCGGCAGACCTCCAGACCATCCATATCCGGCATCATCACGTCCAGGATGATCAGGTCCGGCTGCTCGGTCTCCGCTTTGGCCAGGGCCTGGGCGCCGCTGGTCGCCGGGAGGATCCGATAGCCTTTGCGTTGCAACAGGAGGCTGATCAGCTTCACCGTCTGCAGATCATCATCCACCACCAGGATCGTCTCGGCCATGCCGGGATGCTCCGAAGCTGAATCCTTCACGATCCTCCGGACCGCCGGGCGAAGAGGGCGTCGGTCTTCGCGGCCATGATGAAGTCGTTCCGATGCAACCCACGGATCTTATGGGTCCACCAGATCACGGTGACGGACCCCCAACGGGTGACCAGGACGGGGTGATGGCCCTCGGCCTCCGCCAGCTCGCCCACCTGAAGGGTGAACGTTAGGGCCTCCCGGAAGTTGGGGAAGCGGAAGGTCCGCTCCAGCTGGGGGATCCCCTCGCGCACCACGATCTGCCATCCCGGGACATGAGGAAGCCAGGCGGCGATCTCCTCCTCCGTCAACGGAGGCTCCCCGCCCCGGCACGGCACACATTTCATTTCGGTCAATTCCATGCCTGGCCTCCCTCGGCCTTTTGAAATCCCGGATCCGCCCGGCGGGGAGGAAGCGCGATCCCTGCTTTCGTAAATTAGCATCGGGAAAGGGGGCCGTCAAACCGGGGCCTTCCAGGTTTTCCGGGCAGGTGATCGCTTTCGGCCACAGGACATGTAGGGCAACTGCTCGCAGTTGCCCTACATGCGGAAAAACTGGAAAGCCCTGCCGTCAAACCCGACCCCTTGCGGGGAACCGAAGGGGGAGCCCCCGCAACCCTTTTCCGAATCGCCTGGCCGGACCCCTCCCCTCCCATCCCACCCGGAACAGTCCGAGCATCTTTCGCCGCGACTCCAAGTGGAATCGAAGACGGAGGTTCGGGGCGAAAAGCCCCTCCTACAGAAACCATCTTGGCTCTTCCCTTCCAATGATCGGGGATTGGGATACCGGTCGGCAGCCTGCCGTGGCTCTGCGTGAACCGATGTCCCAACGAGGGCAGAGCAAGATCGATGCGGGAGGCATGGTGGTATGGGAACGTCTTTCGTCGCGATCCTTGCCTCATCGAAGACGGGGTTCGGGGCGAAAGCCCCTCCTACAGAAACCATCTTTTTGTAGGAGCGGCTTTCGCCGCAACCATTGCGTCATCGAGG is drawn from Thermoflexus hugenholtzii and contains these coding sequences:
- a CDS encoding Asp23/Gls24 family envelope stress response protein; translation: MHEQSALGRIEVLPSAIATVVARALTQCYGVVGLAPHRMTDAVANFFAPDARRSIQIRERPEGLVIDVYLILAYGVRLIAVAHSVQQAIKYQVERIVGLPVAEVNVHIQGLQAPPSSRPGRG
- a CDS encoding DAK2 domain-containing protein, encoding MEAGETRPIRRPLHEVDGQTFKRMIRAGLLWLRRHHHLVNALNVFPVPDGDTGTNMLLTMEAAWQEIAGMSDREIGAVLQRMARGALMGARGNSGVILSQIWRGMAEALDHRPTMTAEDLARALQEATRTAYRGVMRPVEGTILTVIREASEAAAEALGRGADIVELLEQVVHRAREAVRRTPELLPILKAAGVVDSGGQGLYLILEGMLRDLRGEPVEPEEPTAESLPSGAPAAQALEPGAEGYGYDVQFILVGRNLDVQRIRRDLEAMGDSVLVVGDANTVKVHIHVHDPGRPLSYAVRWGSLRDVVVEDMQAQYEAFIRERAQTPESPAPRVAPGQVATLVVVPSAGWGRIFESLGASAVLPGGPTMNPSAQQFIERLEALPTDRIIVLPNHPNVMMAAQQAAQLTPGKRVEILPARTLPQGVAAMVAYRPEADLEDNRRAMEEAMGRVRSGALTRATRDAVLEGVTVRQGQWIGLVEDHLVAAGDDLEAVAGKTLEEMGAASAELITLYVGTEAEPDQTASLAEAIRRRYPDCQVEIVEAGQPHYPYILSAE
- a CDS encoding DegV family protein, whose amino-acid sequence is MPVRVLVDSAALLNAPDLPGELLIRIPLTIRADHRAFREGIDEIPPDLWPPADRSIGFRLEPPGEEALRELYLRLAPGTSAIVAVLHSGRLSPLVAQAQAAASAVLGRCPVHVLDTQTLGAGQGWMAETALRLAAQGQPAEEIVRRLRGMLSRIYTVFITESLEPLERNRLLSKTQRILGTMLGIRPFLMMEEGALLPLEKARSTEKALEKLLEFAAEFSRAERVAVLYGPARAPQEAHAFAQRLQEVLRARELRVYPYGPSLAAWIGFDGLGVTIQE
- a CDS encoding TIGR01906 family membrane protein, whose amino-acid sequence is MLSRVLSAIVVISVPVVLLLLNVRLLMNDWFIRLEYARPDFPPDLYGMSREERLSLALTGLRSVTQPPGASILREVRFADGRPAFNEREVRHMQDVYVLQGLAFRVGGILTLLLLGAWLCLWFSPGTRTLAWRSLGWGGWLTLGLVLLLTLGFALAFDTAFTLFHRLFFEGDTWLFLPSDTLIRLYPEKFWFDAALFIGGLTMLEAAVLILVTRGRPAS
- a CDS encoding UDP-glucuronic acid decarboxylase family protein, producing MRILITGAAGFIGSHLCDRFIAKGHEVIGVDNFLTGNPDNIAHLMGHPRFRFIRHDVTHFLYVEGPLDAVLHFASPASPVDYLKYPIQTLKVGALGTHNTLGLARVKGARYMLASTSEVYGDPQVHPQPETYWGHVNPIGPRGVYDEAKRFAEAMVMAYHRVHGLRTRIVRIFNTYGPRMRLDDGRVVPNFIGQALRREPLTVYGDGSQTRSFCYIDDLVEGIVRLLEVEEPEPVNLGNPEEVSIRAFAEIINRLTGNPAGIRFLPDRRIPGDPQRRCPDITKARQRLGWSPQIPLEEGLRRTIRWFAERLQR
- a CDS encoding O-antigen ligase — encoded protein: MALGTGALTLLGPDPRILGGVLLALLLFIGILWVPEAGLGLALIAGPFAPLENEIARPPLNSAQIFLGLALLAWTWRGLARRDLRVPSWGWGWAYGLYLGYTLLSLLWAASWEEGLPEWIKWAQIGLVVILVRTAQPPVQRGLLGAALLSGALQAGVGLWQAVLRGTGPEHFRLPGLPFYRAYGTFQQPNPFAGMMGLIAPVALGLGWSLWRDPEIQRWRWARPVGLGALGVGILSLLGLLASWSRGAWLGAGMAGLVLLLMLPARARHGLAIGSLLMLLSALAWTAGMIPTPIQARLAGALEEIQVADVRGVEVTEANFAVIERLAHWQAAVEMFQARPWLGVGFGNYAAAYPAYALIRWPNPLGHAHNIYLNVAAETGLIGLALYLLLWAVIGARTWAAWRGNVGWRRGLAAGLMAAWAHLHVHHFFDNLYVANLPLLLALYGAWAEILISEGKPGKRG
- a CDS encoding GtrA family protein — translated: MERKEVIRFAAIDLVPPTYRKELRRFLKFCVVGTVGFIVDTGLLNGLIFLGGVIPVIAKAISFIAAVTNNFLWNRYWTYPESRSKPLWQQISQFFVVNTAGLGINLMVFGTASAFLIPRLGMKWGVNLSQILAVGVALFWNFFVNRFWTFNDVP
- a CDS encoding SelT/SelW/SelH family (seleno)protein, which gives rise to MLRVEIEYCAVUGYLPRAVRLTEELLKEFEGQVASWTLIPSSGGVFEVRVNGELVFSKKQLGRHAEVEEIRQALAARLRP
- a CDS encoding response regulator, which encodes MARLLIVDDDPDARRLIGLVLRRAGHEPLYAEDGFRALELMEREQPDLVILDLMLPGMDGFEVLEAMRQRPNLATMPVVVLTAKAQLGSAVGSKLMNVHAYLTKPVSAETLVRTVQEVLTEIRIPASRERRALEIACVESWPGCAGELLAAALAAALAEHAPTLLIDVEGNGRGAFVFDLEPRMSLEELEAGADPTRGLGAPRDGLQVWSIDRPLGPALVDRVAERLTSQARFVVWMPGDPLGPVAARVLPRCQRVLLTFESHGPGLRRARAVLRGLEGIGIGLPAVEPVWVRRWAVPEPWTEAQIRHRLNDVPIRTWPVDPVTAYRALQEGRPIHEIEPESPTARRIREWVEELVPLI
- the nfi gene encoding deoxyribonuclease V (cleaves DNA at apurinic or apyrimidinic sites), whose product is MPLPVRHPHPWNVSPEEAVAIQQRLREQVIREGPMPGPGTVIVGVDVGFRGELARAAAVAVRFPDLTPLAQAVAEVPVTFPYIPGLLAFREAPAILAALERLSLSPQVLMVDGHGISHPRRMGIATHLGVYLDLPSIGCAKSKLWGRYEMPPDEPGAWSPLWDGEEMIGAVLRTQAGASPVFVSIGHRISLENAIATVMACVRGHRLPEPTRLAHLAAGGADVLAAGRQPRLL
- a CDS encoding response regulator — encoded protein: MAETILVVDDDLQTVKLISLLLQRKGYRILPATSGAQALAKAETEQPDLIILDVMMPDMDGLEVCRRLRANPRTSAIPILMFTAKTAVGDKIAGFQAGADDYLTKPVHPAELISRVEALLQRAARLKAEATARVHAATIGFLGVKGGVGTSTVALNTAVTLALGGGHLPPTVRTPPPDFRSPQVLLADLAPHGGLAHLLRLSQALGLPSVLAYPPQELDPPTIGKHLTPHVSGLRMLLTPYTPRPVMLSAAHIRVIARHLAALGDYVIFEMGHTLDDGARALLGELRYLVLVMEPTSLCLLHARELIQVLLQVGWVPQQLGLVVVNRAASGIALTRRQIEEALSLEPIGFISPAPELAHQAVDQGVPMVMMQPEGLVAEQFRELARRLVALTR